From the genome of Kryptolebias marmoratus isolate JLee-2015 linkage group LG19, ASM164957v2, whole genome shotgun sequence, one region includes:
- the rnf217 gene encoding probable E3 ubiquitin-protein ligase RNF217 — protein MGRAKSGMEDDGPIADAFRMPSFIISNIEEGRAKLSRNLPTETSFADGKVGDSNRGVIRSNSLDEGDRTSAEERDAEGNNNNNCNGGGGGGGGRRARRRASAVEILRRNFGDSKSPSLRLSTKSRMPSGPEHGTDIESGKNEPRDGCGAECGECRKSDAGTGGPGDKNEPTPSESTAPAVHGVDDGTVRDECRHKRDNDVLPSAPGGSSGAKQHVYCTVYCVANDARRADAEAPDPAVASDGTEVGSETGRTASPGSGPELELYSLDDLVDLMGDASQRQHGDQADSGSEAECCEVCLEEKLIAPLPCCGKHLCAGCLKLYVSSQVTVGKAVIGCPNWTCHGTLEEGLVVSNLTSEEAAKYRYFVELSQLDASTKPCPQCNHFTSLKTHNPTRFEHKYKIQCSSCQFVWCFKCHAPWHDGLKCRDYRKADKQLRTWASVIEHGQRNAQKCPQCKIHIQRTEGCDHMTCTQCNTNFCYRCGERYRHLRFFGDHTSNLSVFGCKYRYLPDKPHLRRLVRGSVCASKMLITPVVLVLVVVLGALALVIGLFAFPIYYVCKRRKKQQQHTRGSGRWI, from the exons ATGGGGAGAGCTAAATCGGGGATGGAAGATGACGGACCGATAGCCGACGCCTTCAGGATGCCGAGCTTTATTATTAGCAACATCGAAGAAGGGAGGGCGAAATTGTCCCGCAACCTGCCGACGGAAACTTCCTTCGCTGACGGTAAAGTTGGAGACTCGAACCGGGGAGTCATCCGATCCAACTCGCTCGACGAAGGCGACAGGACCTCCGCGGAGGAGAGGGATGCGGagggcaacaacaacaacaactgcaacggcggcggaggaggaggaggaggaaggagagcgAGGCGGAGGGCGAGCGCCGTCGAGATCCTGAGGAGAAATTTCGGGGATTCGAAGTCCCCCTCTCTCCGTCTGAGCACCAAAAGTCGGATGCCGAGCGGGCCCGAGCACGGAACCGACATAGAAAGCGGCAAAAACGAGCCGAGGGACGGCTGCGGAGCGGAATGCGGCGAGTGTCGAAAGTCGGACGCGGGAACGGGAGGTCCGGGAGATAAAAACGAGCCCACCCCGAGCGAGTCGACGGCTCCGGCCGTCCACGGAGTGGACGACGGAACCGTTAGAGATGAGTGCCGTCACAAGCGGGACAACGACGTGCTGCCGTCGGCTCCAGGCGGCTCTTCCGGCGCCAAACAGCACGTCTACTGCACCGTCTACTGCGTCGCCAACGACGCCCGCCGGGCGGACGCCGAAGCCCCGGACCCGGCGGTCGCCTCCGACGGGACGGAGGTCGGCTCGGAGACGGGGCGGACTGCGAGTCCCGGTTCGGGTCCCGAGCTGGAGCTGTACTCGCTGGACGACCTGGTGGACCTGATGGGGGACGCCTCCCAGCGCCAGCACGGGGACCAGGCCGACTCCGGCAGCGAGGCGGAGTGCTGTGAGGTGTGCCTGGAGGAGAAACTCATCGCACCCCTGCCCTGCTGCGGGAAGCACTTGTGCGCTGGCTGCTTGAAGCTCTACGTCAGTTCCCAG gtgACTGTGGGCAAAGCTGTCATCGGCTGCCCGAACTGGACGTGTCACGGCACCCTGGAGGAGGGACTGGTGGTCTCAAACTTGACCAGCGAGGAGGCGGCGAAGTACCGCTACTTCGTGGAGCTGAGCCAGCTGGACGCGAGCACGAAGCCGTGCCCCCAGTGCAACCACTTCACCTCCCTGAAGACGCACAACCCCACCCGCTTCGAGCACAAGTACAAG ATCCAGTGCAGCAGTTGCCAGTTTGTGTGGTGCTTCAAATGCCACGCGCCGTGGCACGACGGCCTGAAATGCCGCGACTACAGGAAGGCGGACAAGCAGCTTCGGACCTGGGCGAGCGTCATCGAGCACGGACAGAGGAACGCCCAGAAGTGTCCACAGTGCAAG ATCCATATTCAGCGCACAGAGGGCTGCGATCACATGACCTGCACGCAGTGCAACACCAACTTCTGCTACCGCTGTGGGGAGCGCTACCGACACCTGAG GTTTTTTGGAGACCACACGTCCAACCTGAGCGTGTTCGGCTGCAAGTATCGTTACCTCCCTGACAAGCCTCACCTTAGAAGGTTGGTCCGAGGATCTGTCTGTG CCTCGAAGATGCTGATAACTCCGGTGGTCCTGGTGCTGGTGGTAGTGCTCGGAGCTCTCGCGCTGGTGATAG